In one Silene latifolia isolate original U9 population chromosome 10, ASM4854445v1, whole genome shotgun sequence genomic region, the following are encoded:
- the LOC141606766 gene encoding receptor-like protein EIX2 isoform X1: MMGKSCFLFVIVLLQVFRSSRCGHGKEFESLGIIRCKKHEQEALLKFKQSFIHDPMNRLSSWVGEDCCQWPGVTCDNVTDNVVKLNLRSQPLHLDDFWEGYDINNCMPMYAVSMVSSAVSSALLELKLLTHLDLSGNNFSGSRIPEFIGSMRQLRYLNLSSAGFSGPLPPQLGNLTNLVHLDLHVVYECYEQNLLYGEGLGWASGLKKLQSLDMSGYNLSRAHDTFNVLNKLPSLSALSLSYCELHNSHLSEALAGNTSHSFFPILQHLYLWTNEFEGPFPSVLRDMVSLRSLSLGGNSFNGSVPLWLRTMRHLEVLDLRSNGFNYVEGGIMKIMGNPCNFKHLDLSENYISQGDILEPSMSVSRCGAFELEYLALSSNKMNGSLPSSLGQLTNLNYLDLSQNEFKGRVPASFVKLSALKYLDLSYNKLSGLIPDFIGNLTQIEHLDISTNSLQGTVFGIGNLSKLSYLDMNFNNLNLNLDSPFNWRPPFQLQVFNVHSCVINTVFPQWLRNQTQIALLDLSYTRISGELPGWLWNSSNLQELHLSGNQLTGFLPKQLSDSKMGWLDLHNNLLTGTIPKWLRNLESFQVIDLSSNLLTGEISDGNNASSLLNVGVYLEVLDLSDNMLSGEIQFGKVPSDTDLEILSLRGNHFYGAIHSELCNFGSLMVLELAENRLTGHIPRCLGSMPFYNPDKFFVSDASLQIDEVVKGILEVSTGTTGGQSIIDLSSNLLVGTIPEELANISSLFALNLSYNHLTGHIPEKIGNLKALESLDLSNNHLSGTIPQSLSTIPYLSMLNLSNNNLHGPMPTGSQLQTLDDPSIYADNLGLCGFPLPNNCTEHDPPPGSTNLNPTAGKDDVNKEDKYEKLWFTVAVMSGVATGFWGVVGTLVLNRSWKEAYFQYVEQVANRIYAPIKVRVNMFKRRFSENS, from the exons CATCACGATGTGGACATGGCAAAGAGTTTGAATCATTAGGCATCATAAGGTGCAAAAAGCATGAACAAGAAGCTTTGTTAAAGTTCAAACAGAGTTTTATCCATGATCCTATGAACCGCCTTTCTTCATGGGTTGGTGAAGATTGCTGTCAGTGGCCGGGGGTGACCTGTGACAATGTCACTGACAATGTCGTCAAGTTGAATCTCCGTAGTCAGCCCCTACACCTTGATGACTTTTGGGAAGGTTATGATATTAATAATTGTATGCCCATGTATGCAGTTTCCATGGTATCTTCTGCAGTAAGTTCGGCTTTGCTCGAACTCAAGCTCCTAACTCACTTGGACTTAAGCGGGAATAATTTTTCTGGAAGTCGCATTCCAGAATTCATAGGATCCATGAGACAGTTAAGGTATCTAAATCTCTCTTCAGCTGGCTTTTCTGGCCCCCTTCCTCCTCAACTTGGCAACCTCACAAATTTGGTACACCTTGATCTTCATGTTGTTTATGAATGCTATGAACAAAATCTTTTATATGGTGAAGGCTTAGGGTGGGCATCTGGTCTTAAAAAATTGCAGTCTCTAGACATGAGCGGCTATAACCTGTCCCGAGCACACGACACATTTAATGTGCTCAATAAACTTCCTTCTCTTTCAGCACTTAGCCTATCTTATTGCGAATTACATAACTCACATCTGTCTGAGGCATTAGCAGGGAATACTTCTCATTCATTTTTCCCCATTCTTCAACATCTCTATCTTTGGACGAATGAATTTGAAGGTCCTTTTCCATCTGTTCTTAGAGATATGGTTTCTCTTCGATCTCTCTCTCTTGGTGGCAATTCTTTTAATGGATCAGTTCCACTCTGGCTTAGAACCATGAGGCATCTCGAAGTTCTTGATTTGAGAAGCAACGGGTTTAATTATGTGGAAGGTGGGATAATGAAGATTATGGGAAATCCTTGCAACTTCAAACACTTGGATTTATCTGAGAATTATATTTCCCAAGGAGATATCCTAGAGCCTTCTATGAGTGTATCTCGGTGTGGTGCTTTTGAATTAGAATACCTTGCTTTATCTAGTAATAAGATGAATGGTAGTTTGCCGTCTTCGCTTGGACAACTCACAAACTTGAATTACCTTGATCTTTCCCAGAATGAGTTCAAAGGTCGAGTTCCTGCATCTTTTGTGAAATTGTCAGCTTTGAAGTATTTGGATTTGTCATACAATAAGTTGAGCGGATTGATTCCAGATTTTATAGGAAATTTAACCCAGATAGAGCACCTAGATATCTCAACGAACTCCCTTCAAGGTACAGTTTTCGGCATTGGTAACCTCTcaaaattgtcgtatttggataTGAATTTCAACAATCTTAATCTCAATCTTGACTCGCCTTTCAACTGGCGACCTCCCTTTCAACTTCAAGTTTTTAATGTTCATTCTTGTGTGATAAATACGGTGTTTCCTCAATGGTTAAGGAATCAAACTCAGATTGcattgttggatctttcctataCTCGCATCTCAGGAGAACTGCCGGGATGGCTATGGAACTCGAGCAATCTTCAGGAATTACATCTTTCTGGCAATCAACTTACAG GATTCTTGCCGAAACAATTATCTGACAGTAAGATGGGGTGGCTCGACCTTCACAACAACTTGCTTACTGGGACAATACCTAAATGGCTGCGCAATTTAGAAAGTTTTCAAGTGATAGATTTGTCCTCAAATCTGTTAACAGGGGAAATCTCTGATGGAAATAATGCTTCGTCACTTCTTAATGTTGGAGTCTACTTAGAGGTGCTTGACCTCAGTGACAACATGTTGTCCGGAGAGATACAATTTGGAAAGGTGCCTTCGGATACTGATTTGGAAATCCTCAGTCTACGAGGAAATCACTTTTATGGGGCCATTCACTCAGAGCTTTGTAATTTTGGGTCACTTATGGTATTGGAACTCGCAGAGAATCGCTTGACCGGGCACATTCCTCGCTGCTTAGGCTCCATGCCATTTTACAATCCTGATAAATTTTTCGTTAGTGATGCAAGTTTACAAATTGATGAAGTTGTGAAGGGAATTCTTGAAGTCTCCACTGGAACAACAGGAGGCCAATCCATCATTGACCTCTCAAGCAATCTTTTAGTCGGCACAATACCAGAGGAGCTCGCAAACATCTCCTCATTGTTTGCTTTGAATTTGTCGTATAATCATCTAACAGGACACATTCCTGAAAAAATAGGCAACCTGAAAGCGCTCGAATCTCTAGACCTGTCGAATAACCATCTTTCAGGGACTATACCGCAAAGTTTGTCTACTATACCATATCTGAGCATGTTGAATTTGTCCAACAACAACCTACACGGCCCTATGCCAACAGGTAGTCAACTCCAAACTCTTGACGACCCATCCATCTATGCAGACAATTTGGGTTTGTGCGGATTTCCCTTGCCAAACAATTGCACAGAACATGACCCGCCACCAGGTTCAACAAATCTTAATCCTACTGCTGGAAAAGATGATGTCAATAAAGAAGATAAATATGAAAAGTTGTGGTTCACCGTAGCCGTAATGTCTGGTGTTGCTACCGGATTTTGGGGAGTGGTCGGGACTTTGGTATTAAACAGGAGTTGGAAAGAAGCTTATTTCCAGTATGTTGAGCAAGTTGCTAATAGAATTTATGCGCCAATCAAAGTGAGGGTGAACATGTTCAAGAGGAGGTTCAGtgaaaattcctaa
- the LOC141606766 gene encoding uncharacterized protein LOC141606766 isoform X2, giving the protein MMGKSCFLFVIVLLQVFRSSRCGHGKEFESLGIIRCKKHEQEALLKFKQSFIHDPMNRLSSWVGEDCCQWPGVTCDNVTDNVVKLNLRSQPLHLDDFWEGYDINNCMPMYAVSMVSSAVSSALLELKLLTHLDLSGNNFSGSRIPEFIGSMRQLRYLNLSSAGFSGPLPPQLGNLTNLVHLDLHVVYECYEQNLLYGEGLGWASGLKKLQSLDMSGYNLSRAHDTFNVLNKLPSLSALSLSYCELHNSHLSEALAGNTSHSFFPILQHLYLWTNEFEGPFPSVLRDMVSLRSLSLGGNSFNGSVPLWLRTMRHLEVLDLRSNGFNYVEGGIMKIMGNPCNFKHLDLSENYISQGDILEPSMSVSRCGAFELEYLALSSNKMNGSLPSSLGQLTNLNYLDLSQNEFKGRVPASFVKLSALKYLDLSYNKLSGLIPDFIGNLTQIEHLDISTNSLQGELPGWLWNSSNLQELHLSGNQLTGFLPKQLSDSKMGWLDLHNNLLTGTIPKWLRNLESFQVIDLSSNLLTGEISDGNNASSLLNVGVYLEVLDLSDNMLSGEIQFGKVPSDTDLEILSLRGNHFYGAIHSELCNFGSLMVLELAENRLTGHIPRCLGSMPFYNPDKFFVSDASLQIDEVVKGILEVSTGTTGGQSIIDLSSNLLVGTIPEELANISSLFALNLSYNHLTGHIPEKIGNLKALESLDLSNNHLSGTIPQSLSTIPYLSMLNLSNNNLHGPMPTGSQLQTLDDPSIYADNLGLCGFPLPNNCTEHDPPPGSTNLNPTAGKDDVNKEDKYEKLWFTVAVMSGVATGFWGVVGTLVLNRSWKEAYFQYVEQVANRIYAPIKVRVNMFKRRFSENS; this is encoded by the exons CATCACGATGTGGACATGGCAAAGAGTTTGAATCATTAGGCATCATAAGGTGCAAAAAGCATGAACAAGAAGCTTTGTTAAAGTTCAAACAGAGTTTTATCCATGATCCTATGAACCGCCTTTCTTCATGGGTTGGTGAAGATTGCTGTCAGTGGCCGGGGGTGACCTGTGACAATGTCACTGACAATGTCGTCAAGTTGAATCTCCGTAGTCAGCCCCTACACCTTGATGACTTTTGGGAAGGTTATGATATTAATAATTGTATGCCCATGTATGCAGTTTCCATGGTATCTTCTGCAGTAAGTTCGGCTTTGCTCGAACTCAAGCTCCTAACTCACTTGGACTTAAGCGGGAATAATTTTTCTGGAAGTCGCATTCCAGAATTCATAGGATCCATGAGACAGTTAAGGTATCTAAATCTCTCTTCAGCTGGCTTTTCTGGCCCCCTTCCTCCTCAACTTGGCAACCTCACAAATTTGGTACACCTTGATCTTCATGTTGTTTATGAATGCTATGAACAAAATCTTTTATATGGTGAAGGCTTAGGGTGGGCATCTGGTCTTAAAAAATTGCAGTCTCTAGACATGAGCGGCTATAACCTGTCCCGAGCACACGACACATTTAATGTGCTCAATAAACTTCCTTCTCTTTCAGCACTTAGCCTATCTTATTGCGAATTACATAACTCACATCTGTCTGAGGCATTAGCAGGGAATACTTCTCATTCATTTTTCCCCATTCTTCAACATCTCTATCTTTGGACGAATGAATTTGAAGGTCCTTTTCCATCTGTTCTTAGAGATATGGTTTCTCTTCGATCTCTCTCTCTTGGTGGCAATTCTTTTAATGGATCAGTTCCACTCTGGCTTAGAACCATGAGGCATCTCGAAGTTCTTGATTTGAGAAGCAACGGGTTTAATTATGTGGAAGGTGGGATAATGAAGATTATGGGAAATCCTTGCAACTTCAAACACTTGGATTTATCTGAGAATTATATTTCCCAAGGAGATATCCTAGAGCCTTCTATGAGTGTATCTCGGTGTGGTGCTTTTGAATTAGAATACCTTGCTTTATCTAGTAATAAGATGAATGGTAGTTTGCCGTCTTCGCTTGGACAACTCACAAACTTGAATTACCTTGATCTTTCCCAGAATGAGTTCAAAGGTCGAGTTCCTGCATCTTTTGTGAAATTGTCAGCTTTGAAGTATTTGGATTTGTCATACAATAAGTTGAGCGGATTGATTCCAGATTTTATAGGAAATTTAACCCAGATAGAGCACCTAGATATCTCAACGAACTCCCTTCAAG GAGAACTGCCGGGATGGCTATGGAACTCGAGCAATCTTCAGGAATTACATCTTTCTGGCAATCAACTTACAG GATTCTTGCCGAAACAATTATCTGACAGTAAGATGGGGTGGCTCGACCTTCACAACAACTTGCTTACTGGGACAATACCTAAATGGCTGCGCAATTTAGAAAGTTTTCAAGTGATAGATTTGTCCTCAAATCTGTTAACAGGGGAAATCTCTGATGGAAATAATGCTTCGTCACTTCTTAATGTTGGAGTCTACTTAGAGGTGCTTGACCTCAGTGACAACATGTTGTCCGGAGAGATACAATTTGGAAAGGTGCCTTCGGATACTGATTTGGAAATCCTCAGTCTACGAGGAAATCACTTTTATGGGGCCATTCACTCAGAGCTTTGTAATTTTGGGTCACTTATGGTATTGGAACTCGCAGAGAATCGCTTGACCGGGCACATTCCTCGCTGCTTAGGCTCCATGCCATTTTACAATCCTGATAAATTTTTCGTTAGTGATGCAAGTTTACAAATTGATGAAGTTGTGAAGGGAATTCTTGAAGTCTCCACTGGAACAACAGGAGGCCAATCCATCATTGACCTCTCAAGCAATCTTTTAGTCGGCACAATACCAGAGGAGCTCGCAAACATCTCCTCATTGTTTGCTTTGAATTTGTCGTATAATCATCTAACAGGACACATTCCTGAAAAAATAGGCAACCTGAAAGCGCTCGAATCTCTAGACCTGTCGAATAACCATCTTTCAGGGACTATACCGCAAAGTTTGTCTACTATACCATATCTGAGCATGTTGAATTTGTCCAACAACAACCTACACGGCCCTATGCCAACAGGTAGTCAACTCCAAACTCTTGACGACCCATCCATCTATGCAGACAATTTGGGTTTGTGCGGATTTCCCTTGCCAAACAATTGCACAGAACATGACCCGCCACCAGGTTCAACAAATCTTAATCCTACTGCTGGAAAAGATGATGTCAATAAAGAAGATAAATATGAAAAGTTGTGGTTCACCGTAGCCGTAATGTCTGGTGTTGCTACCGGATTTTGGGGAGTGGTCGGGACTTTGGTATTAAACAGGAGTTGGAAAGAAGCTTATTTCCAGTATGTTGAGCAAGTTGCTAATAGAATTTATGCGCCAATCAAAGTGAGGGTGAACATGTTCAAGAGGAGGTTCAGtgaaaattcctaa
- the LOC141608807 gene encoding receptor-like protein EIX2: MGRTCFLFVIVLLHMFHSSQYGHGKEPESLGFVRCKKHELEALLKFKQSFTKDPLNRLTSWVGEDCCQWHGVTCDNITNNVVKLNLRAMPPHYNYFDDDYGYDDNLDNIICMPNDDVSMVSSGISPALLELKLLTYLDLSGNYFYGSHIPEFIGSLTHLRYLNLSSANFFGLFPPQLGNLTNLVHLDLHVSYTSGDIYNDDFKWGSSLIKLQSLDMSGYDLSRSHDTFKVLSTLPSLSALSLSRCELHNSHLSEAFAENTSGSFFPTLQHLDLSSNAFEGPLPSIFKNMVSLRSLSLSYNRFNGSVPFWLRTMRHLEVLDLSSNFFNYVEGGIMGIMGNTSGSYCELHNSHLSEAFYTGNTSGSFFPTLQHLDLSSNAFEGPLPSIFKNMVSLRSLSLSHNHFNGSVPLWLRAMSHLEFLDVSMNQFSYVEGGILGIMGNPCNFKHLDLSNNFIFQGDFLEPLMGLSGCAAFELQYLALSYNMMNGKLPSSLGQLTNLNYLDLCGTSMNGSLPSSMGKLTNLNHLDLSYNEFKGGIPASFVNLLSTLTYLDLSNNKLSGLIPDFIRHLTRIKHLDISSNSFHGTFFGIGNLSKLSYLDLSLNHLNLNLDSSLNWRPPFQLRFFIVRSCVINTVFPQWLRNQTQIEFLDLSDTGISGELPKWLWNSSSLQSILLSGNRLTGSLPHHIACDGPYYSCNIWWLDLHNNLLTGTIPKWLGNLEVIQVIDLSSNLLTGEVFDGKNASSLFNIGNFLMVLDLSDNMLSGEIQFGMVPLSHIDLQILSLRGNHFSGPIRSQLCELKSLLVLQLNQNCLTGKIPHCLGSIGFDRVIILDNALDIQIIETVKGIVEVSTGTTGFSSIIDLSSNYLVSTIPEELTNISALFALNLSYNHLTGYIPENIGNLGQIESLDLSNNHLTGTIPQSLSSISWLSKLNLSNNNLHGPIPTGSQLQTLDDPSIYAGNSGLCGFPLPNCTKPDPPPSLTNVNPTAGKHNVEKEDKYDKMWFILAVMSGVATGFWGVVGTLVIKRSWRQAYFRYVEDLGDRIYVPVKVRVNRFKRRFNENS, translated from the exons ATGGGAAGAACCTGCTTCCTCTTTGTTATTGTTCTTTTGCATATGTTCCATTCATCACAATATGGACATGGCAAAGAACCCGAATCCTTAGGCTTCGTTAGGTGCAAAAAGCACGAACTTGAAGCTTTGTTAAAGTTCAAACAGAGCTTTACCAAAGATCCTTTGAACCGCCTTACTTCATGGGTTGGTGAAGATTGTTGTCAATGGCACGGAGTCACTTGTGACAATATCACTAACAATGTCGTCAAGTTGAATCTCCGTGCTATGCCGCCACATTATAATTActttgatgatgattatggctATGATGATAATCTCGATAATATAATTTGTATGCCGAATGATGATGTTTCCATGGTATCTTCTGGAATAAGTCCGGCTTTGCTTGAACTTAAGCTCCTAACTTACTTGGACTTGAGCGGGAATTACTTTTATGGGAGTCACATTCCAGAATTCATAGGATCTTTGACGCATTTGAGGTATCTAAATCTCTCTTCAGCTAACTTTTTTGGCCTCTTTCCGCCTCAACTTGGGAATCTCACAAATTTGGTACACCTTGATCTTCATGTTTCCTATACATCAGGTGATATATATAATGATGATTTCAAATGGGGATCCAGTCTTATAAAATTGCAGTCTCTTGACATGAGCGGGTATGACCTATCCCGGTCACACGACACATTTAAAGTGCTCAGCACACTTCCTTCTCTTTCAGCACTTAGTCTGTCTCGTTGCGAATTACACAACTCGCATCTATCAGAGGCATTTGCAGAGAATACTTCTGGTTCATTTTTTCCCACTCTTCAACATCTTGATCTTTCGTCAAATGCCTTTGAAGGCCCACTTCCATCTATTTTTAAAAATATGGTTTCTCTTCGATCCCTCTCTCTCAGTTACAATAGATTTAATGGATCAGTTCCATTCTGGCTTAGAACCATGAGGCATCTCGAAGTTCTTGATTTGAGTTCCaatttctttaattatgttgaaggTGGGATTATGGGGATTATGGGAAATACTTCTGGTTCTTATTGCGAATTACACAACTCGCATCTATCAGAGGCATTTTATACAGGGAATACTTCTGGCTCATTTTTCCCCACTCTTCAACATCTTGATCTTTCTTCAAATGCCTTTGAAGGCCCACTTCCATCTATTTTTAAAAATATGGTTTCTCTTCgatccctctctctctctcacaaTCACTTTAATGGATCAGTTCCGTTGTGGCTTAGAGCCATGAGCCACCTCGAATTTCTTGATGTGAGTATGAATCAGTTTAGCTATGTGGAAGGTGGAATTTTGGGGATAATGGGAAATCCTTGCAATTTCAAACACTTGGATTTGTCCAACAATTTTATTTTCCAAGGAGATTTTCTAGAGCCTTTGATGGGTTTATCAGGGTGTGCTGCTTTTGAGTTGCAATACCTTGCTCTATCATATAATATGATGAATGGTAAATTGCCGTCTTCGTTGGGACAACTTACAAACTTGAATTACCTTGATCTGTGTGGTACTTCGATGAATGGTAGTTTGCCGTCTTCGATGGGAAAACTCACAAACTTGAATCACCTTGATCTTTCATACAATGAGTTTAAAGGTGGAATTCCTGCATCTTTTGTGAATTTGTTGTCAACTTTGACGTATTTGGATTTGTCAAATAATAAGTTGAGCGGATTGATTCCAGATTTTATAAGACATTTAACCCGTATAAAGCACCTAGACATCTCATCAAACTCTTTCCATGGTACCTTCTTCGGAATTGGTAACCTCTcaaaattgtcgtatttggattTGAGTTTAAACCATCTTAATCTCAATCTTGACTCGAGTTTAAATTGGCGACCTCCCTTTCAACTTCGATTTTTTATTGTTCGTTCTTGTGTCATAAACACGGTGTTTCCTCAATGGTTAAGAAATCAAACTCAGATTGAATTCTTGGACCTTTCTGATACGGGCATCTCAGGAGAATTGCCCAAATGGCTGTGGAACTCTAGCTCTCTTCAATCAATACTACTTTCTGGCAATCGACTTACAG GATCCTTGCCACACCATATAGCTTGTGATGGACCTTATTATAGCTGTAACATCTGGTGGCTGGACCTTCACAACAACTTGCTTACCGGGACAATACCTAAATGGCTGGGCAATTTAGAAGTTATTCAAGTGATTGATTTGTCTTCCAATCTGCTAACAGGGGAAGTCTTTGATGGAAAAAATGCTTCATCACTTTTTAATATTGGAAACTTTTTAATGGTGCTTGACCTCAGTGACAACATGTTGTCCGGAGAGATACAATTTGGAATGGTACCGTTATCGCATATAGATCTGCAAATCCTCAGTCTAAGAGGAAATCATTTTAGTGGTCCCATTCGCTCACAGCTCTGCGAGCTCAAGTCTCTGTTAGTATTACAACTGAATCAAAATTGTTTGACAGGGAAAATTCCTCACTGTTTAGGCTCCATTGGATTTGACCGTGTTATAATACTCGATAATGCTCTGGACATACAAATTATAGAAACTGTCAAGGGAATTGTTGAAGTAAGCACTGGAACAACAGGGTTTTCGTCCATAATCGACCTCTCAAGCAATTATTTAGTCAGCACAATACCTGAGGAGCTCACAAACATATCCGCATTGTTTGCGTTGAACTTGTCATATAATCATTTAACAGGTTACATTCCAGAAAATATAGGCAACCTGGGGCAGATCGAATCTTTGGACTTGTCGAATAACCATCTTACAGGGACTATACCACAAAGCTTGTCTTCCATATCATGGCTAAGCAAGTTGAATTTGTCCAATAACAACCTACATGGCCCTATTCCAACAGGTAGTCAACTCCAAACTCTTGACGACCCATCTATCTATGCGGGCAATTCGGGTTTATGCGGATTTCCCTTGCCAAACTGCACTAAACCTGATCCGCCACCAAGTTTAACAAATGTTAATCCTACCGCTGGAAAACATAATGTTGAGAAAGAAGATAAATATGATAAGATGTGGTTCATCCTAGCCGTAATGTCTGGTGTTGCTACCGGATTTTGGGGTGTCGTCGGGACATTGGTAATAAAGAGGAGTTGGAGACAAGCTTATTTTCGGTATGTTGAGGATCTTGGCGATAGAATTTATGTGCCAGTGAAAGTAAGGGTGAACAGGTTCAAGAGGAGGTTCAATGAAAATTCCTAA
- the LOC141606757 gene encoding uncharacterized protein LOC141606757 produces the protein MLLKLKNQPLSALEYYESAQKQTGFNFNVDSLCVLIHILTGFNVDRNNLRKLVGIEQCPDAITMINCLIDTGKRFNFAIDSRVFHYLLICYASARRINDAISCFNWMVENDMNVCLLHVNFLLKMLVRMNSIKLAWELYDRLCGGGIFGDCETIRLMMRACLKEGKPWQAVEVFRKAKERGLVLDACLYGCGVGAFSKNGDVNGACELLREMKEKGWVPSQGTFTEVIIACVKDRNMVEALRLKNEMVSCGRPMNLVVATSLIKGYCVSGDLESALSLFNNMNEARLSPNKVTFAVLIDGCCSMGKIEKGYELYDQMIKMGIAPSVFNVNSLIKGFLNDCSLDKAYEQLNKASESDLADFSSYNILISWLCCNNKVGEAQQLWDKMVNRGIKPTLVSYNHLLLGYCKEGNVVMADKVYVEMIDKDLKPNAITFTILMDGYFKKGEVKKAFGLYDDMVSCKVAGTPHTYNSIICGLCKDGRTSQALDKLKMFINEGNFTPSTKTYNSIIDGFVREGDMDSALSVYNKLSEKGLSPNVVTYTVLFNGFYKINNVDRALEVLNEMKNTGLELDVTAYGSLIDGFCKKKDMGSANRLFNELLDKGLSPNKYIYNSMISGYRDLSNMEAALSFHEKMIEQGMSCDTKTYTTLIDGLLKEGKLNMASDLYTEMLSKGIQPDAVTYTVLVNGLCKKHQLENARELFNEMEEKGLSRNSFVYNALIFGYFKQGNLPEAFRLYDEMLERGLSLDRITFDSLVNGNLTREDTSEVAFA, from the coding sequence ATGCTATTGAAGTTAAAGAATCAACCTTTATCTGCATTGGAATACTATGAATCTGCCCAAAAACAAACTGGGTTTAATTTTAATGTTGATTCTTTATGTGTTTTGATtcatattttgacgggttttaatGTTGATAGAAATAATTTGAGAAAATTGGTTGGAATTGAACAATGCCCGGATGCTATAACAATGATTAATTGCCTTATTGATACTGGTAAAAGGTTTAATTTTGCGATTGATTCAAGGGTTTTTCATTATTTGTTGATTTGTTATGCGAGTGCTCGTAGAATTAATGATGCAATTAGTTGTTTTAATTGGATGGTTGAGAATGATATGAATGTATGCTTATTACATGTTAATTTTCTGTTGAAAATGTTGGTTAGAATGAATTCAATTAAGTTGGCTTGGGAGTTGTATGATAGGTTGTGTGGTGGAGGAATTTTTGGTGATTGTGAGACGATACGATTAATGATGAGAGCATGTTTGAAAGAAGGGAAGCCGTGGCAGGCTGTGGAGGTTTTTCGGAAGGCGAAGGAGAGGGGGTTAGTATTGGATGCTTGTTTGTATGGTTGTGGAGTTGGAGCATTTTCGAAGAATGGTGATGTGAATGGGGCTTGTGAGTTGTTGAGGGAAATGAAAGAGAAGGGTTGGGTGCCTTCACAAGGCACATTTACGGAGGTGATCATTGCGTGCGTGAAGGATCGCAATATGGTTGAAGCTTTGAGGTTGAAGAATGAAATGGTTTCTTGTGGTAGACCAATGAATTTGGTGGTTGCCACTAGCTTGATTAAAGGTTATTGTGTATCGGGTGATTTAGAGAGTGCATTGAGCTTGTTCAATAATATGAATGAGGCTAGACTTTCTCCTAATAAGGTCACTTTCGCGGTTTTGATTGATGGGTGTTGCTCAATGGGAAAAATTGAGAAGGGTTATGAGCTTTATGACCAAATGATTAAAATGGGAATTGCACCGAGTGTGTTTAATGTTAATTCGTTAATTAAAGGGTTTCTGAATGATTGTTCACTGGATAAAGCATATGAGCAGTTGAACAAAGCTAGCGAAAGTGATTTGGCCGATTTTTCCTCGTATAACATTCTCATTTCCTGGCTGTGTTGTAATAATAAGGTTGGTGAAGCTCAGCAGTTATGGGATAAGATGGTTAACCGTGGAATTAAACCAACTTTGGTGTCGTACAATCACCTTTTGCTTGGTTATTGTAAGGAAGGAAATGTTGTTATGGCGGATAAAGTATATGTCGAGATGATTGACAAAGATCTTAAACCCAATGCTATCACCTTCACGATTTTAATGGATGGGTATTTCAAGAAAGGTGAGGTGAAAAAGGCGTTTGGCTTGTACGATGATATGGTGAGCTGCAAGGTTGCTGGTACACCACACACATACAACTCTATCATTTGTGGCTTGTGCAAAGATGGCCGGACGTCTCAGGCATTGGATAAACTAAAGATGTTCATAAATGAAGGAAATTTTACGCCGTCTACCAAGACATATAATTCCATAATTGATGGATTCGTGAGGGAAGGTGATATGGATTCTGCTTTATCGGTGTATAATAAATTGAGTGAAAAGGGATTATCCCCTAATGTAGTTACATACACAGTGTTGTTTAACGGGTTCTACAAAATCAATAATGTTGATCGTGCTTTGGAGGTCCTGAACGAGATGAAAAATACGGGTCTTGAATTGGACGTTACAGCTTACGGCTCTCTGATTGATGGTTTTTGTAAAAAAAAGGACATGGGAAGTGCAAATAGACTTTTCAATGAACTTCTCGACAAAGGATTGTCTCCGAACAAATATATTTACAACAGTATGATTAGTGGCTATAGAGACTTGAGCAACATGGAAGCCGCGCTTTCCTTCCATGAGAAAATGATAGAACAAGGAATGTCGTGTGACACGAAAACATACACTACTCTTATTGATGGACTGTTAAAGGAAGGTAAACTGAATATGGCTTCAGATTTATATACCGAAATGCTGTCAAAAGGAATTCAGCCCGATGCTGTTACTTATACTGTTTTGGTGAATGGTTTGTGTAAGAAACACCAGTTGGAAAACGCACGAGAGCTATTTAATGAAATGGAAGAGAAGGGACTAAGTCGTAATTCTTTTGTGTATAATGCGCTCATCTTCGGATACTTCAAACAGGGTAATTTGCCTGAGGCTTTCAGATTGTACGATGAAATGCTCGAGAGAGGTCTTTCTTTAGACAGAATCACGTTCGATTCTCTCGTGAATGGCAACTTGACTAGAGAAGATACTTCAGAAGTTGCATTTGCTTAA